In Littorina saxatilis isolate snail1 linkage group LG8, US_GU_Lsax_2.0, whole genome shotgun sequence, a single genomic region encodes these proteins:
- the LOC138972401 gene encoding uncharacterized protein isoform X1, protein MQAWCWLFVQSVCVAVTCEPLPFIPDNTLPALTPTMNSFLTISLALCYAISSLAEQRHLMIGDVGNNGKTFLEHFFLQIPARSALNCALACSQVDKCLAFTFGDNSCRLHSERSQSPDMAIESYIPGTRLYYKDSFECGTDLIATSSEQSLDMYGQAYHYNAHCVWPITASPGQNIWMDIPYMDVIAYADCESDNIRVSYMHTNGSMIAEKFCGEHGISEPIISESNVATVVFTSIVSELEYTWTTTGRYRSGFMLLYKAV, encoded by the exons ATACCCTACCGGCTTTGACACCAACGATGAATTCATTTCTGACCATCAGCCTGGCTCTCTGCTACGCAATCAGCTCTCTGGCGGAACAGAGACATCTCATGATTGGCGACGTCGGGAATAACGGCAAGACATTCCTGGAgcacttttttctccaaatacCAGCGAGATCGGCCCTAAACTGTGCCCTGGCATGCAGCCAGGTAGACAAATGCTTAGCCTTCACGTTTGGGGACAACTCTTGCAGACTACACAGTGAACGGTCTCAAAGTCCAGATATGGCTATAGAGAGCTATATTCCGGGCACACGGCTGTATTACAAGGACAGTTTTG AGTGCGGTACTGACCTCATCGCAACGAGTTCCGAGCAATCCCTGGACATGTATGGACAAGCCTACCATTACAACGCTCACTGTGTCTGGCCCATAACAGCATCGCCCGGTCAGAACATCTGGATGGACATCCCCTATATGGATGTGATAGCCTATGCCGATTGCGAATCCGACAACATCAGGGTCTCATACA TGCACACAAACGGCAGTATGATTGCGGAGAAATTCTGTGGTGAACATGGTATTTCGGAACCAATAATATCAGAGTCCAATGTCGCGACGGTGGTCTTCACTTCCATCGTTTCGGAACTCGAATACACTTGGACGACGACTGGCAGGTACCGCAGTGGCTTCATGCTGCTGTATAAAGCAG TGTAA
- the LOC138972401 gene encoding uncharacterized protein isoform X2, translated as MGNTTDVYGYGDTLPALTPTMNSFLTISLALCYAISSLAEQRHLMIGDVGNNGKTFLEHFFLQIPARSALNCALACSQVDKCLAFTFGDNSCRLHSERSQSPDMAIESYIPGTRLYYKDSFECGTDLIATSSEQSLDMYGQAYHYNAHCVWPITASPGQNIWMDIPYMDVIAYADCESDNIRVSYMHTNGSMIAEKFCGEHGISEPIISESNVATVVFTSIVSELEYTWTTTGRYRSGFMLLYKAV; from the exons ATACCCTACCGGCTTTGACACCAACGATGAATTCATTTCTGACCATCAGCCTGGCTCTCTGCTACGCAATCAGCTCTCTGGCGGAACAGAGACATCTCATGATTGGCGACGTCGGGAATAACGGCAAGACATTCCTGGAgcacttttttctccaaatacCAGCGAGATCGGCCCTAAACTGTGCCCTGGCATGCAGCCAGGTAGACAAATGCTTAGCCTTCACGTTTGGGGACAACTCTTGCAGACTACACAGTGAACGGTCTCAAAGTCCAGATATGGCTATAGAGAGCTATATTCCGGGCACACGGCTGTATTACAAGGACAGTTTTG AGTGCGGTACTGACCTCATCGCAACGAGTTCCGAGCAATCCCTGGACATGTATGGACAAGCCTACCATTACAACGCTCACTGTGTCTGGCCCATAACAGCATCGCCCGGTCAGAACATCTGGATGGACATCCCCTATATGGATGTGATAGCCTATGCCGATTGCGAATCCGACAACATCAGGGTCTCATACA TGCACACAAACGGCAGTATGATTGCGGAGAAATTCTGTGGTGAACATGGTATTTCGGAACCAATAATATCAGAGTCCAATGTCGCGACGGTGGTCTTCACTTCCATCGTTTCGGAACTCGAATACACTTGGACGACGACTGGCAGGTACCGCAGTGGCTTCATGCTGCTGTATAAAGCAG TGTAA